The Sabethes cyaneus chromosome 1, idSabCyanKW18_F2, whole genome shotgun sequence DNA segment CTCAGATAGGAACGAGGTTTTCAAATTTGAAAGCGGAATTTTGTAACGAACTTCTGCGACCAATTCAAACGCGAACAAATCTCTCTTTTTCCCTATGGTTTTATGCATCTAACCATTTCATTTCCCCGAGTTTATTGAACTTTCTTCGGCTAATTTGAAGAAGAACATGGCAAGGCAGTTTACGCTTCGTGcttcgaaatttgagttttgcgaATAGCGAATGAGCGGCTCTAGGAAAGAGAAAACTCGGCTAAATTGTACGCAAGGTGTATGGCGTATGCGTAGCCAACTAACCATAATTTCTAGTGACACATATTGTACTTGCTAAACTTATCGAAACTACAGAAACAAACTAATTTAATGACCCTAATTGCTACACAACAAAGCCGGCCGTTTAtgatgcaccggctaattgttataatttaggatacggaacagctaccggaggagtggaaaaatggggttatctgctcgatcttcaaaaagggcgaccgttctcaatgccgcctacaaagtgctgtcttaAACCAACGTTCTGTTAGATAACCAATTTGCCATGTGGTTATCCGGAAATTCAAGAAGGTTTTGACGACTTAAGCACGTCGATATTAAACTTCACTTACTATGAGTTATTCAGAAGAGAATTCACTAGCCGGGACTATAGGGTCCAGAAGCATTGAGTTTTAGACTCCGATAAGGCTTTCTGCACGATTAAATTACTTCTATATAGCAGTAACATTCAATAGTATACTTTTCTTAATATATTTAAACCAATTTTTAACGTTAAACTAATTACACATTATTAAATACTGTCATTccattttctctctctctctcaactGTTGCTATCATTTGGTTTTGTATCACCCATAACGTTGCTTTTGCTTCTCGTTGCTACCATAGTGTTTCCATTGTAGTTTAGTGGAATGAACCGCGTCTGAGGCTGTTCAACTAGTGGTATCATCTTCGACTTCGGAGGACGGAACGTTGGCAAATCAATTCTAATTGGACTTTCGGATCCAGTACTGGTATCGGGCGTATTTACCGATTCACTGGTTTGCTCGATACGATGCATTTGAAACAGCACGTCTTCGCTTATGTAGGCTTTACGCGTGCTCGGTGATACACTTTCAGTTCTATCTTCCTTAAAATTACGATGCTCTCCTAAAGGGTTGCTGGCACTGGAATAGCCATAATCCACTCGTCGGGACAATGCCATAGATCTTTCTGTTTTGTTACTTTTGTAAATGGTTGGTACTGGTTCAGTTTGATTGAATTCTATGTTCTCCAAATCTGAAAGCTCTTCGTCTTCCGGTTTTGGTTTAAAAAACTGTGTAAATTGCTCTGTTAGCAATGGCAATAAAGTCAGTCTTGCATACCTTTCGGCTTTTTCGAACACATTAGCAAAACGATATGGAAATAGTTGTACGGTAATCAATTTACTTTCGGAAGGCAAATCTGTAGTATCTTTGCTCGACGGAGTCTCTATCGAGCGTTTGTCACTACTCCGGtcctttgttttattttgcaattttcttgGTTCCTGTTGACCTCTTTTTAGTACTGGTTCACTAATATTACTTTGTGAATTATTGGGTGGCAAAGTAGTAGACACTGAGGTTAACGCCGTTGGTGTTACGTAAATCGGGTAGGAAGTGTTTACATCAATATTTCGGTAACTTCGTGGAAGATCTATAACTATTGGCTGCCATGGTTGagtatcaatatttttttccttATCATGTGTTCCTTTTCCTCGGAAGTCATGCGGCAAATGTGAAGGATGTGGTGGTGGATCAACATCGTTTCGTTCGTTGCTTTGTGCCTTTGAGTTGTCTTCAATATCGGCCTCTCCGGTATCTGCCGGAGAATCCGTCGAATGATTGTCATTAGTTGTACTGTGAACGTAATCATCCTCTGATTCGCATTCACCCGGTAAAAGTGTTAAATGAATGGGATTGTTTGAATCCAGATGCATCTGCTTGCACAACGAGAAACTGGAATAGGAGGAATAAATGTGAGGTGAGTTTCGGGTTTATCAAGTCTGCTCATAACTGTTATACCTTTTACCAAATCCATCACTAAGGATAATTTTGCTGATACTCCACGACGCTAATCCTCTCGTAAGCCAACCTTTGTATGCCAAGTAAGTTAGTGTTATGTTTTTCGGAAAGCCCAATGCCGGATGCGGTACCAAAATTTGTGAGATCATTTCGCCGGCGAATATTTCCGAATCATCTTTCCTGTAATATACGGATAAATTCAAAGCGATATAAGTAACGTTATTTGagttaaaaattttaaatttgttgGTCTCGCGTCTGCGCCGGCTGTTGGTAATATTTTGAGATACAGaaccccaggtaaccaataagcatttccaatgcaatttaaaagcaaaccaataagcatttaagttgccttaaatgctacttaaatgctattttggcaaaatatgcggctactttactgctagccctcttatagtgctgacaatgcttatttgtagctagttaccaacaagaagaatttaaatagaattgtggatgccaatttacaacagttatgcagtcaaaaagctgataaacaacaacctgcagtataaaacgccagggatgctaataaacgactgatttactgcttattttaatgcttattggttacctgggacaGCTACCAGAGGGGTTACGTTCCAGATCAACCTACAGAGTAGTTTCCGAAAATCAGTTTTAGCCAACTCTCAACAGTTGCGAACAGAGGAACTTTGGAACTTCCCGAGCACTAGAAATCAGAAGCACATTCGTTCtctgcaaagatatccacaaggagACCACCTAATCAATGATCAACAAACCAAAAATCgatcacgtttttctcgaatatcaccaacaTACGTTCCCTAAGGACTGCGGACATTGACTGAAACAATCACCTAGTTGCAGTACATTAGCAGTAGCAGTTCTTCCTTGTCTAACAGCCTAATTTTGCATTTCGATGGATaggtttttcgaacgaaagtgaaatgacacattccagcgttacgagacatcATCCCACTTCGTAAATCAGCTCCTAGCTCACGAAATCTCTGGTATGCCACTACAAAACAAGGTTCCCTTTTGTCACCTATTTTGTAAGCTATTTGCCAGAAGTTTCGCGAAACAGGAACCTACTCGAACATAAAAATATAGTTGCTAAATGTGTCCCATAACGCTCGAATGTGTCAAATGTATTCTGCATTCGGCCAGCAaaaaggacagagatcgtgaagaattagaataaCCATTCCAGACTAATAAagcgcgcaagttctatgaaagGTTGAAACAATGCCGAAACAGCTACATTAGGAGGTGGAACGAAAGTAAACCTGCCGAAACTGAACAATACCAACGTTCCGGTTTCcatccgatctcgaagagatccggcgagaaattagACAGCTGAAGATTAAAAGAGCCACCGGAATGGACCGACTAGTGACAGAAAACTTTAAGCTATTGCCAGTAACGGCAcatcattggataatttctaggattgaAAGTGAGGAGAAACAACCGGATGAATGTACGGCAAAAGTGGTTTGTCGCTTTTACAAAAAAGGGATTGGCTTGATTGATATAATTATTGCTGCGTTACGCTGGTCAGCGCCGCTTCTAAAGTGCTTTTTCATATTTTGATATGTCGTTTgttcccaatagcaagagaattcgtaggacaaTACCAGGCAGGTAAACGTGAAATGGAAAAACAATGTGtacacgcatcatatttttgtggattccggagcagcatatgatacagtcgaacgtGAACAGCTTTAACAGATAATGTGTTTTCGGATACACTGACGTGGCTAATCAAAATTAGTCCAGACCGAACTCAAGTACCTTTGATTTGCGCGACAAGAGGATGGACTACTATCTCGTATATAGTTGCGCATCGTCATTAAGGGTGTGAATTAGAGAACACTGAAATGAGAGGCTGGCCAAAGTAGCTCAGTAGCTAGCAAGTACTTGTCACCAATGAACCAGCGACACGCTTTGATGACGGTTTTGCCGGAATTTCTATCATCAATGAGTGTCACTGGATTAATGATGCGAGTGTGAGTTTTTGAGTATTTTGACCATTCTCTCATTTCAGTGTTCTGTATTGTGAATCATTGAGCGGGCGAAATGAGAGGCACAGTTTtcagtagccaacttctaagtTAGAACTAGGAACTTTGTCACAGTGTAGGCAATCTTTTTCAGTCTAAATGCctaaggctaggaggattggcctgaaaatcaatgcatcgaaaaccaaatatatgataatTAGACTCAACAGAGGACAACGGACGCCTCCACGTACAGTCACATAGTCTAGGCTAAAAAATAAAGACAAAACAAAGATGCAAATCAAATAATACATTACTCTGTAATCGTGAACACCTCCGTAAGTCCACCATCGCTTTCAAGTTCCACCTCTAGCCTTCCGAGGGTCCGCAAAGGTAGTTCATTCGGTGAACTGTGTATTTGTAGTTTGTACTGATGGGCACAAAATGGTTCCTCTTCGCGCGTTTTCAGGTACAGTTGTCCTCGACCAACAGATCGGTCGGCGTAATAACCCATATTACCACATACAGACGTTTCCGTACCATTCTCGATCCGTTTGCACGAGAAGCAATCTCCTTTGAGGAAGTTTTCGTAATTATCACAGGGAAAGGCTGGGAACAAACATTTTGGGGCTACCGAATCGATGAAAAATTTGTACGCTCTTCGGTGATTGCACAATGAACGACCTTCGATTGATGGTGGTGCTAAAATCAAAACACTCTGTTAGAATGGTTTACTCCAATAGAATATATCTGCTTACCCCAGATGATATCAGTGACAGCTCCTACAAATAAGTTCGAACAACCATGCTGAACCCTTCCTCCATTGGGGTAGAAATCAACTGCACCCATTGGTTGCCAGGAGCCCAAACCACCGAGTATCAAGTTTTCCCCGTTCGAGTGAATTACATCAACAAAACCAGCATCACTGTCATCAAGCCGAGCATGCGGATGCTGGGATTCAAACAAAGGCCCAGCTGGATCTAGCCCCGTGATTCGGTTTAAACCCTTCAACTCAGCACCAGCAAATCCAGCTGCATGCGAACCCAAGCTGAAACCTATTAAATGTACTCGAGACATGTTCAGTTTGTTATGCGTTTCGAGTCTTTGTAAAAGGAAAGCGAGTTGCCGGCCGACGAGACGTGTGTTAGCAGCTGCCCGGACGTAGTTGGGCAGTGTGGCGCCATTTTCCCAGTCCATGCAGATGACAATGCAATCTTCCTGCAAATCGCAAATCGAAAGATATATATTGTGTAAATAATAATCACTTGAGAATCAATTCCATAAAAAGGGAGTCCTTTGTGGACAGAGTTTCAACATACCACGGCCATCAGGGCAGTTCTCATCTCATAGACCCACACGTGGGTACAGGCAGAACCGAAACCGTGGATGATTGCACGCGCAGTGGCGTTCTCTAGGTTTCCAAACTTTTCGTAGACTTTATCCGGCGCATAACGGTGCTTGATTGGAGCGGTTGTATTGGCGGTCTTGGGCGTTGGCGTTGGCGGAGGGGTGGTCCCGTTGCTAATCTTCGCGATCTCGTCGTAATAAAACTCCAATATGGGTTTTTCACTCCTGAATAAAAGGGGAAAAATAGGATTACTACACACTTAAACAAATGTACCGAGGTCGGTAAAACTTGCAGCAGACCGTTCGGTAATTTTttttgatgccaaacattactaatgatccgtaaacgtcgattggtgccaccgacatttttaccgaacgttcagctgctCAGAGTTAGGTAACATTTTACCGAACTTCTTAAGTGTGTAAGAACAATGCTTGCTATAGcatttccttttattttttgatataCTAGTTCTATTAAAAACGCACGGAGGCGGTCTTGCTATAATTAGTTAAGGGTAGCGCTCGAGCAAGTGAGATGATTGAAAGTGAGGTTTTTAATGAAAGATTAAAGTATTTAGGTCTAATTCTAAAAGTGGGCAAAGCAAATCTTTCGCGAGAGCGGCTCTGAACCGTTGAAAGTTCGTAAGCTATTCAGTAAATATGATTCGCGAATCATagattttgttattttcttggGTACGTTCTTCGTGGTTCTTTTTCAAGAGCCGTTCGCTTGAACGCTCTTTCCTGTGAACTGGTTCATTTGAATGCCACGTGAGCCGTTTGCTCATCCCAAGTAAATTCTTGGATAATTAAGTGTCCCTATGTTAGTTACAGACGTGCTAATCTTTTTCTCGTAACCTTATATAATCATATTATGCATACTAGTTGTTGGATATTAGCGATGAACATACTACTTGTGGTTTATTACCCGTTCTTCACATTAGTGTTGTAGATCGTAGCGTGTTTTGCAATGGTAATCTTATTTAGCGCCTAACGTGATAATTCAATTTATCCTATACCTTTGCACATATGCGagaaataaaagtaaaagtatAAACATGTGACGTAATAAATGGCGACAGTAAGCGAAATGCAGCTGAGTAATTTGCACTTTCCCATATATATCACTCCGTGAGATAAATTTCTCAGTTTTCACAATGAGTCGTCAACACCTCTTTGAGGTGTTTGGAATGTTTTTGCCAGTATTTTGAAATATTAGTTTTGAACTAAATCACGTTTAGTGAGCTttgttattagaaaatttaaattcaataatAAAGTTAAAATACCATTTGGCATTTCATAAgcatcaaaatatttttttttatccaaAATATCTTACCGCTTGGCCGTCTTAAAGAAGGTGACCAATTTGGTTTGCATATCTCAAccttcagcatctttggctcgagcagcacgttcctcacaatcatgtggaagatttgtgccttgcccatcttgcccgtgtcatcatttacctgatgaggacgggaaggaaaacaggaggaataggaaggggtggatgaggaatttggacaaacacctTAGTGACCTGCACGAAATCTGGATACACTCGACCGTCAAAGAGATTGCAGTCGCAGCGCTAAATAAAAAATCCACAAGTGCACGAAATGGTTTGACGGGTATTGGATAGTAAAACAAGAGCTTGGATAAACGATCTTAGCTTTGCCACGAGGGACAGTTTGGAGGCAGAAAGTATTGACTGGCGCAGAACGAGTTGAGCACGGTCCTGAGAAGGAAGTTCTGATGATGAGGAATCACCACAAAAGAAACAGAGATCGTatcttgaacaactattccgggttaaTGAAATGCACAGGTACTATGAGAAGGTTCAAGAGTAATGCTACTAAAGAGTTTCCGTGCTGCAAGAATGTTCAAATAATGATAGTTGCAGCTTACACAGCTGCATAAACGATAACAATGCAATTTTTAGGTCTCACTTACCCCGGTATATCTTACAACTTCGTGGATATTTGGAATATATTAGTTTCGTTACTTTCTAAAAATCATAGCTCATCACCGTGTCATCCATGTTCATGAGCTTAAACCTTTTCAAAATAGAAACATCATTACTTGATTTCTGACGTCGAATAGCTTCATACTTATTTATCTGATGATATCTAGAAgaaattgattgaaaaattgtttCCTGATCGCAATAGAAGGTAACAATTTACTGTCCAATAGATCTAACTTATTGCCATAGAGAGATAACGAAAAATTTgtacaattttcaatttcaattagaaaatatttcgtcctactcaaataaaaactatacCGCAGATGGATCAAGAAAAcggtaaattttgaaatatcgTTTGGTTCATTAATTAAGAAATATTCAATTAGTTCAAATAAACTTCCCTCAGATCCAAATTCCCTCAGATTTTGTAGATTTCGCTCCGGAACTTTCGTCCACGAAAATAGCGTGCCATGTAGTGCTGGGCCTGATATAATTGATAGATAGTTTTTTCTTCATCCAGTTTGGTACGCGTTTTAAAGCTACGATTTAAGCCATCTATACAGACTAATGTATTCATTTCAAGATAGCGAAATTTATAACTACATTAAACAGATTGCGTTGGCAACTGAACCATAAGGAAGTTGTCTTAACATTTAATTTATGATTGACGTTAGTTCAAACTTCCCCAACCTTCTGAGGTTGTTGACATTTTCCACCTCGCAAGAATCGTGTAGCTCTCTCGAATATGAGCTGAAATGTTTTAATTGCGTAGGCTATAAATCGTTTTTAACTTCCATTAACTTCCTAGCAAAATAGACGATGATACCGAATAATTTGACATGAGATTTGTGGACTGTGGAACCACGTTTCCAGAAAATTGCATGGCTTTCCTCTGTTCGTTACCACTTGGTTTAGTTTATTGTTACCTACGTATAATAGCGAAATTGTTTATTAGCTTGGGTTCGTGCTAACGTTAGCCCGAAATTAATGagtgaaatttgaattttcggCAGGTCAAACCATAAACTGTTATGCACATCACGAAGCAATAttttgcaactgccaactacaTTATCTCGTACAATAAAATTTCTCACTGACTGTTTGTTGCCCGAGTTTATTGTTTTATaaccaacaacaaaaacaaaacaaacaacaagAATGTCGGACGGTAAAGATACAATGTAAAAGCTGTAGCATTCGGGCGCTTTTTGTATATCACAATTACATACGGAAAATAAATCCAACtttttaacaataatttgttTGGAACCCGCCAGGACAATGAAGAAGAGGTAGACCCAGAAGCTAATGGCACGCTGCTTAGCCTACGATATCCGGGTTTTTGACAAGAACGTGTCCTGGCGAAAGTCATAACAATTGGCAATTGAATCAGTGTTTGATTCAACGGAATCCCACCAACGCCTGAATTTAGATGAAATGGACGAAGCAATGAACGAGAAGAAAGCGAGGAGCGATTTGTGAACGATGACGAGAATAATAATGATGAGATCCTCAATCATTCCGATCATACTCGATATGATGCAGAAACTGACAATACATTGAATATGAGCAATTTGGGAGACGATAATTTCATGATTACACTCGGTGGAATTCGCTGCGCTGCCTACTAGTTGTTGGTgattgatgtgttaaaaagcaTAATTCTCAAATTAATGGGGTGAATTTGACCAACTAATTGACGCGTTTATCAAAATAAAAGGAAACATAAAGCTCATCTTACTCCTGTCACGAACGACTACGATGGAATGCCATGTATCCAGTGCATGCAATTCTTCGAGAGTAATACTCATTTTATTTGATTAAGCAAAGCAAATTTCAAGAGTTgagcaaatataaaaattattttatttcatcccgtttaaagtagaaaaaaatattcgtaacATTCACTATGTACTGGGCTTT contains these protein-coding regions:
- the LOC128738017 gene encoding uncharacterized protein LOC128738017, whose translation is MLSAKALIVCCFTIFAELSLIEAFENNHYINDLLEERKHYEAAQKSIAEWKHTLTRNRKKRADKVVCYGELGCFEETAYLEMLPSPPEEINTKFFVYSAKHRSEKPILEFYYDEIAKISNGTTPPPTPTPKTANTTAPIKHRYAPDKVYEKFGNLENATARAIIHGFGSACTHVWVYEMRTALMAVEDCIVICMDWENGATLPNYVRAAANTRLVGRQLAFLLQRLETHNKLNMSRVHLIGFSLGSHAAGFAGAELKGLNRITGLDPAGPLFESQHPHARLDDSDAGFVDVIHSNGENLILGGLGSWQPMGAVDFYPNGGRVQHGCSNLFVGAVTDIIWAPPSIEGRSLCNHRRAYKFFIDSVAPKCLFPAFPCDNYENFLKGDCFSCKRIENGTETSVCGNMGYYADRSVGRGQLYLKTREEEPFCAHQYKLQIHSSPNELPLRTLGRLEVELESDGGLTEVFTITEKDDSEIFAGEMISQILVPHPALGFPKNITLTYLAYKGWLTRGLASWSISKIILSDGFGKSFSLCKQMHLDSNNPIHLTLLPGECESEDDYVHSTTNDNHSTDSPADTGEADIEDNSKAQSNERNDVDPPPHPSHLPHDFRGKGTHDKEKNIDTQPWQPIVIDLPRSYRNIDVNTSYPIYVTPTALTSVSTTLPPNNSQSNISEPVLKRGQQEPRKLQNKTKDRSSDKRSIETPSSKDTTDLPSESKLITVQLFPYRFANVFEKAERYARLTLLPLLTEQFTQFFKPKPEDEELSDLENIEFNQTEPVPTIYKSNKTERSMALSRRVDYGYSSASNPLGEHRNFKEDRTESVSPSTRKAYISEDVLFQMHRIEQTSESVNTPDTSTGSESPIRIDLPTFRPPKSKMIPLVEQPQTRFIPLNYNGNTMVATRSKSNVMGDTKPNDSNS